The nucleotide sequence TTGACATTTTTCCAAAAACATGCAACTCCTCTCGCCATTTCAGGTTATGCatttaatttctattttagGATGTTTCAAATGTTTGGCACACTTGTATGAATCTTCACACTTTATGAACCAAATGAAGGAAAAGTTGATTGGAGAAGCTATTTGAAGATCAACACAACTGGGTTTACATAAATAGCGGAGAACACAATCATATATTTTatcttaacctttctttctttataaaTTTGGACCATTCTTTAAGCATGCATTAATAATGCTACTGTTAATATTTGAAGCTAAGAATGACTATTAAGACCAAGAACATATACTAATCTTCCATATAGAGATTATGGAGAtcataagaaagaagaagagagatcAGAGAAAGAGGAGAGACTAGAGATACTGAGAGAGAAAGAAATCTCAACTTTATTCATCAAGCTTAATCTtctacatacacatatacatcatatatataggTTGTATACACAGCTGGTATACATAACTGTTTTCTTGAAGCTAGTTATAACTAACTTATATTAAATGAATAAACTGAGTATATTTCCTTATTCtacactccccctcaagctaGGTGGGGTGAAATGTATCAAGTACACCTAGCTTGGACTTTAGATATTCATGTTGCACCGTTGACAGTCCCTTAGTCGCATATATCGGTGGCCGATCCGTTGCAGAAATGTGTTGTGTAGCTACTAGTCCTTGTTGTATCTTCTCTCTTATAAAGTGACAATCGATCTCAATATGTTTGGTTCGTTCATGGTAGACAGGATTTGCTGCTATTTGTAATGCAACCTTACTATCACTGTAAATGAGTACTGGTtatgtaatttatatatttagttcCTTTAACAACCCCAATAACTAGGTTAACTCAGCTACAGTTGTTGTCATACTCCTATATTCAGATTCAGCAGATCTTCTTGACACAATTGTCCGCTTTTTTGATTTCCAAGATACAAGAGAGTCTCCAAATTTTATCATGAATCCTGTAATAGATCTTCTGGTAATGGGGCATGAAGCCCAATCTACATCACAAAATGCGGTTATTTCATTTCTAAACTTGCTAGATAGGAGCAATCCTTGTCCAGGTTGCTTCTTAATGTATCTCACAATTCTCAGTGCTGCATCTATAGGGGATTTCTTTGGATCTTGTAGAAATTGACTGAAGGTTTCAACTGCAAAAGAGATATCTGGTCATGTTATTGTTAGATACAAAAGCTTCCCTATAAGCCTTTGATAACTACTTTGATCAGTAGAAGGATCCTCCCCTATGCAGACTTTATCTTTGAAAGTTTCATCATATTGTCTAGATGTCAACTTGACATTGATATCAATTGGTGTATTTGCtggttttgatgttgctagtCTAGCCTCAGAAATAAGTTCTAAAGCATATTTCCTTTTATTCATAGTGATTCCTTTACTAGACCTtgcaaattcaattccaagGAAATACTTTAGTTTACCCAAGTCTTTCATCTTAAAGGCATTTTGTAAGGCAGTTTTGATTTCTAGAATCTGTTCCAAACTGTCTCCTGTAATTAGCAtatcattcacataaaaaagTATGATCACAGTGCCttattttgagtgtttggtgAAGAGTGAATGATCATGTTGACTTTTCTTGAATCGAAACTTGAGAAGTGCTTCAGATAGCTTAGTGTTCCATGGTCTAGGTGCCTATTTTAATCCATACAAGGATTTCACCAGTCTGCATACTAAATTTTCCCCTTGATTGTGAAATCCTTGTGGCATATCAATGTAGATTTCATCATGTAAATGTCCTTGTAAGAAAGCATTGtacacatccatttgatgaataTGCCACCCCTTAGCAGCAGCTAGTGAAAGTACAGTTCTAACTGTCACCATTTTAACCACAGGTGAAaaagtttcttaaaaatcaATTGCTTCTCTTTGACTGTATCCTTTTTCTACCAACCTTGCCTCCTATCTTTCCACCTCACCATTTGCCTTATACTTGATCTTGTACACCCATTTGCACCCTATAGGAATCTTTCCTTTTGGTAATGCCACCACCTGCTATGTATTGTTGTTTTCTAATGTAGTTATCTCCTCCTTCATTGCTTGAATCCACTTGGGATCTTTTGGTGCTTCATTGTAGCTAGTAGGCTCAGTTGTAGTTGATAGAGCAGCTATGTATGCCTGGTACTCGTTTGAAAGttgattataatttatatatctGTTAATACTGTAAGGAatatatttgttgatgttgaggGACACAAAATCTCTCATCCAGATAGGAGCATGTTTTGTTCTTGTAGATTGTCCAGTTTGAGTAGGTGGAGCATTTTGAGGTTTTCTTGGATGATCAGGACCCTCTTGTATATTTTGAGGATCAACAGGCTGATCTTCTTGATCAAGTTCCTCTTCTAAGTATGGCGCATCTTGATTCAACATGTCTGAATTCTTTGTGTTGAGTAGGTTGTGTATCAGCTTGAGTATGATCAAGAAATTGTGTGTGTGTCACTGCTTGTGGAACTGAGTTGAAATGAATAACTGCATAATCATGCCATGGTTCTGCACTATTTGGTCTTGGTGTGGTGTCCATAAACATTGGTAGTTGGTTGTTAGTTTGATTGGAAAAAGGGAATACTTCTTCTCTGAAGATTACATCCCTGTTGACCAAGAAAGATAAATAAGTCAAATCATACAATATATATCCCTTTTGTACTTCTGAGTACCCTATCAGTACAACAGGTTTTGATCTTGATAGCATTCTGTCCTTTTGAGTTAAGTCcttagcataacataagcatccAACCACTCTTAGGTGACTTATAGATGGTTTTCTTTTATAGAATTGCTCATAAGGTGATTTGTTCTGTAGCACAGTGGTAGGCAACCTATTTATCAGATAAACTGCTGCTAGGACACAATGACCCCAAAATTTTATAGGAATGTGACCTTGTAGTCTAATAGCTCTAGTCACCTAAAGTATATGTCCATGCTTTCTTTCAGCCACACTATTTTGTTGAGGTGTGTATGCACAGGTTTTCTGATGTATTATTCCTAACTGTTTGAACATGCTATCACagatattgtttatgaattcaGTACCATTATATGTTCTTATTGTTTCGACTGTCTAGTTAAACTTATTTTTGGTGTATGCAAAGTAGTATTGTAAAGAAACACACACATCAGATTTTTGTTTAAGAAGAAATATCCATGTCATTCTTGATAGATCATCTACTATAATAAGGAAATATCTATTGCCATCAAAAGTAGGGGTTTTGCAAGGTCCCCATAGATCCACATGAATCAAATCAAAGCAGTTTGTACTTCTAATACTACTAATTAGAAATGGTGATCTGGTCTGCTTAGCACATGGACAAACTGTACAAGTatctattttatcctttatttGTTGTGTTCTACTAGGAAACGTTTTATGTAAAATACTAGAAGAACTATGGCCTAGCCTTTTATACCACAAATTTATATCCAGCTTGCTTCATGTTGTTGAGTAGAATAACTAAACTCTCTTCTCAGTCTTGCAGCATGACACATCAACAAGTATAATCAATCATTAACTCTACCAATCTCCTTCAccctgtaacgacccgtttggtcgctATTGTGTTTTCGACCCTTTTGACCCTTTCAcaagcttggttagctcacttttgacctgagGGAACCATTGGCACGCTTCCCAAGGTGTCTAGatcggattcgggcaactttttgtgaaatatggtcttaaagtgaaaaacggttgacctaaagttgacttttgggtaaacggaccctTTTCAGAAATCCGTTAatttgagaggtccggatggtcgtttagaacttgtgtgtatatctggttcggttcccgatgcactcggatgcattttgggaatTGGGttgcgaaattggaattaaggtatcgggggttgactcgatcaacgagacctccgttgggaattctaagGCCAAGAGcgcattcgtagcgtgtttttctGTGTGTCTATGCATATGGTATGTGAACAGATGACCTtgggaattagtcaaaaaatcggattgaatcatgaaacttggatggatttctagtgtctggtgcccgctttggtgGCACTAGAACCGCGGGGTGACGGTAACCCTACCGCTGGAGCGACTccgctggggcggtcccagCTTTGCCGAAGCGAGTGACGGGCAGTGAGTatagttaatgaagtgttaaaagcctttagtccctcattatttcccatttcgatatttgagctcttggggactgtttttagagattattggagaaaactcttgggggtaaatcttgctaatccttttactatttcattaatcctaatcatcatagatttccTTTTTCCTTAGTGATTCCTTAGTtgtggaagattaaaagtgggttttgatgaatgttctatctaggcttattaatgatgaaattgatggggtttatgctagattttgattaATCTAAGGGTGTTAATAAAAAATCTTCTattattagagttgaattcttgaatcaaagagttagggtttatacccaaaattgggggttttacttcAAATTCGAAATTGAGGGATTCcatgagttaaattagcaattagtggttgggttatgatctcctagtgcttaatttgatgttTCACTTccgaatttcccatttttaccttgtgggccccgtttccccaaattctagggttggatttgacctaaattgaatggtagcaatattagtatcgctcttcatgatttctaatctagatttcgaatatgcctagcgGAAGGGGAAGGCGATAGAGTGAtttgttggtgtttgttgttcggccatccagataggttatggcttacccttggtgagacttcgtatagcgaagcatatatttagattatatcatcggagaaagcatataaaccttcaggtatgatgttgggttggatattgtcttagatTGGGCCCTGgtgcgtgattggggctagccaccccgttgtgtagTGATTTGATTgctctattgtgttggcttgacgCCACGTGTTTTTAGTAGATATTGGACTATGTTGttccttcttgattatgatattgttggcgtacctaccgttggtacttgtgacactgatatattATTAGCGTAcccctttgttggtacttgtgatattgagtaGATTCTCGatgttgacatatgcattgcactcattctcattcttcatgatataatGTTGATAGACTGTTATTACTtaatgaaacactgtgatgagctgagctcagtttgcatgagagtgatgtgagtactccgatgtccgatggttgtcccaGAATTATGGATTGTGCAATGTGAGAGtctgtgatccgaggtcatttaccgGAGCGGAATGAGTGTACGATGCCCGAGGGCTCTTGCCGGGTGAGATGAGATTGATATTGTGAGGTGTCGATATGCGGCACGTTGATAGGTTATATGAGATCTGGTCATTGTCATCTTCATGTTTACATATGAGTTTCTTTCATGCTTGCTTTTCCATTCTTGAAATCATACTTGCACATTCATCTTGCatctatgcatatatataaggcacatttgacagggggtgacgatgtggcctatgctGTGGCAgttcgtgtatatatatatatataaggcacatttgacagggggtgacgatgtggcctatgttgtggcagttcatgtatatatacaaggCATATTTGACTAGGGGTGACGACATGGCCTATGTATGATAGCATATATGCGagtaaggcacatttgacaagggGTGACGATGTGACCTATATTGTGattgtgctcgtgatccgatgAGGAATTTCAGAGCGAGTGATGTGTGGACACCCTGGGttccccatgggttgtgctaccgggaCGTCTATACTTCCGTCCAGAGTACATGTGCATactgcattacattgcattggtattcttacatcattgcattgcatcttgGCCTATATTTTGATGATCcggtgttgtacttgtgttgATTGATTTCCGATTGAATATATATTAAGACTTGgcatacttgggtttagatgcttcaacctaggtgatgacggattCCTGTTCTGATTGTGtatgacttatacttgttgatttatcttcctatcctgctttattgtctgaattgtgttagttatacttagtcggccgatgatacctaccagtactgttgttttgtattgacctgcacttgctgcattcctttatgaatgcagagtatcaggttgggtcTGCTTCCATCTCTCGTGGCTAATCGTCGTCATCAGCATTGTtgcgagtttccagggtgagcacgagacatTCGCTGCGTTAaagactcttcctattttaTGTCTTATTATTCCTATTTagagacatagacagatttatgtattattactcCAGACTTATATATTCtcattagatgctcttgtatggcttagaccagaccctggggttatttttttattattccaGGTTGGGTCTACTTCCATCTCTCATGGCTAATCGTCGTCATCAGCATTGTtgcgagtttccagggtgagcacgagacgttcgctgccttaaagactcttcctattttaTGTCTTATTATTCCTATTCAAAGACATAGAcagatttatgtattattactccagacttgtatattcttattagatgctcttgtatggcttagaccagaccctgggggtatttttttatttcacactatttttattataatatcgtaagacttacgtgattGTTCTTTTCCGCttgaaatgatttatttatttatgtctttacttTCGTTAGGTTGaaggttcgcttaccgaggtaagaaaggtaagtgcccgcacggcttagccaaattgggttgtgacaagttgatatcagagccctaggttatcCGGTCAATAATACaggagcgtgtctagtagagtctcgtggatcaatacgatgagctccgtacttatctgcctgaggctataggacatttaggaaatctcactttctttcactctttcgtgctactttattctaattggtatctggaacaatcgaattggtatctgactcttagcTCTCCTcacacagatggtgaggactcgagctacgatAGCTCGAGAAAAGGTGCCAGAGCTCGCAGCTACTGTTAGCGCTCGAGGGCGAGCGACAACCAGAGGGAGCGGCAGAGTTTGAGGCCTCGGGGCTGCCCCAGCCAGGGGTAGGCCTCCTGTGGTAGGATAGCGGCGAGAGAGATCTCCGTCTCCAAAGCTTGAGAATGTGGCTCCAGCACAGTCACAACCCGAGGTTACTTCTAGTCAGGTCATGCAGGATACTATGGCCAAGGTTTACTTCATCTTGATGCCCAGTAGGCCACAACCGGTGTTACTACTCCTGGCGAGGGTTCGCAGACCCGAGTTGGGGCGCACCCCTGAGAAGGGACCTACTCGGGTAGCACATCCCGCTGTAGCTATGGCTCCTCGCATTGATGTGGTACCCGCCCCTAGTGATGATCTTAGGCCCATGGAAGGCGCTGTTATGACCGTGTCCGATCAGGATCTTGTTGGGAGATTCAGGAAGTTAGAGTCGTCGAGGTTTTCTGGTACCTCCTCTGAGGATGCTTATAAGTTCATTCTAGATGTGCACGAGTTGCTACACCGGATGGGGATCGTGGAGACCCACGAggttgactatgtgtcctaccagtttcgcggcgatgcgaagacttggtggaggtattttgtggCTTGCGCACCCGAGCGTCCCCCCCTCCCCGACTCGACTCGGGTCTCACCGGCCTTCtcgagaagtatgtgccccggtctttgagagaggcGCGTAAGGAGGAGTTTCTACATCTTGAGCAGAGGGGTATGTCTTTGGAGACCTATGTGACCCGCTTTCTATATCTGGCTCGTTATTCCACTCCtttgatccctactgaggccGACAGGATCAAGCGTTTTCTTGGTGGGCCAGTGGGCTCTCTACATattccttgccttcagatgGAGGTTATGAGGGCTTCCATCCAGTTCATTatcgagcatgcttctatggttgagggcgctaaggcccgtgcttttggtggtggtgacaagagaCCGCGTCAGACTGGGAGTTATGGTGTTTCTAGTTCGCGGGGCGTCGGTCAGCCTTCTAGGCCGTATCAGCCATATTCCGGCCGCCCTATGGACTTAGCCTTGCAGGCTTATTCTAGTGGGCCATCCCGACTGAGGGTCTCCGATAGCTCGTTATCTCGATCGGTTGACAGGATTACTCCAGCTGGGTCTTCCGTTTCAGTCTATCAGACTCTGACTTCCAGAGGTTGCTTTTTGTGCTGAGTGATTGGTCATTTTTCTCAATATTGTCCATGACCCAGGCACGGTCATCAGTTCCAGAAGACTCTGGCATCTTCAGGTAGCCGAGGTGGTGTTCCTTCGAGAGGTGGATCTCATTCTGGACATTGTGGGGCCCAGTGTTACTCATTCCCAGGTAGACTCGAGGAAGAGGCCTCAGATAATATTATTTCAGGTATCATTTTTGTCTGACCtagagcagcatctgtgttTATTGATCCTGGAttcacttattcgtatgtgCCTGCATATCATGTTGTGTGACTGGGAatgccttgtgatagcataattttacctgttcatgtgtctactctggTTGGAGATTCTGCTGTTGTGGATCGAGGTTATCGGtcatgtttggttacttttatgggttatgacacTTGGGATTGTGCGATACACGGGAATTTAGAGAGTTCTCAGTTAGAATTGAGTGAGTTAAGAGAAGCTATGATGATTAGATTTTGTGGCCTACTATTATCACCCTTGAGTGTGATTGTTGCGTAGCTTAGAGAGGGAAGTCTACGGAAATGGACTAGTGATAGGTGGAAATTCCATGAGATTCATGATTGGCAGTTAGTGATAGCATAGTTCAGTGAACCGACATGTTGAGGTTTATAAGAAGTGGCTAGGTGGTACATCGTCGTATAAGCTTTGTAACGTTCTACGGTAGATGAGTTAGCATGCCTTAAGAGAGAATATTGTGAGGTCCCTATCATGTGAggactagagttatattttcgagatGAGACCCTACTCGTGGTGATATTTTATATTGTAATGTAATATTGACTGAATAGTTTGGGTAAgcgcttttggttattaaagactTGGGGGTGATCGCGTGAGATTTAGAGCGGCAGTGTAAGACTGgatatttttggagaatttacGAGCATATTGAGGTGATACTATGAGAGGTTTgatggttatataattactatatgaggcttcaggtttGCGTCGAAAAGTTCGGGTTTGTATCGGATTTGCGTATCgagtaaaggttgagaaatatGAAGATGGGAATCGTAAGGTATAACTCTTCATTACTAAGTGGATAACTTGGATATGACTTGAATTGTGGAGCCAAAAGCGATAGACGGGATTTGTTATGCGGGGTATGACTATGATTGGTTTCGAAGTTCGGAGTCGGTTCTAATGACTATTAGTAATATTCGAGAGTTGTGCTTTCATTTGGGGTCAGCACAGTTCAAGATAAGCGTAATGGTCTACAGTTACAATTCCAGGAAGATATTTAAAGATTCGATGCGTTTCGGCTCAGGTTCGGGAAATGACAGGTTTACTGAGCCTTGTATGGATTGAGAAGGAACTGTTGTGCGAGAGGTCTTATAATGATCAGTTGGTTGCTCAACGAGATAATCAGTGGTATGATTCCTgcattgtgatttgaaggtttaggaAGTTTCGAAATTGGCTAAGTTGGCTGCCGGTAAGACCGCGCTTTTTGACAGAATTGCGTAGAGATCACagatgaatcaaggattctttctgATAAGAGTAAGTTACGAGTTCAGAATTTTTGGTTTGTGTGTTCTTATGTTTCTAAGGAATCGGGGTACGAGAAACGGCTCTAGTAAGTGCGAAGGAAAAGTTAGCAAAATTAGAGTATTTCATCGGTTCAGAAGGGGTTATGGTTGTGACCATGTTTTAGAGGATTGCATTGGTTGGGGAAGTAGTCGTGGGGCTTTTTAATTGCATTAAGAGTTGCGGTTTTATCAATCGGAGGATTCAAGTAAGCGATTCATTTATTCGAGGATCAATTGCAAAGGAAATCCGAATATAGAGATATGAGAATTAgagcttgagctaagtttagaGAGTTGTGACTGGTAAACGAGCCGAGGTGTATTGACCTGTTTGAGATTATTCGTTGTGTTGATCCTGTGTTTTATGAGTTAGTTTTCAATAGGCCTGTTGGGTGTTCACCCGAATTTCCATGTTTCTATTATAAAGAAGTACCATTCTGATAGTcctatatcattcgttgggattcagtCTTGTTCGATGAGAATCTTCCCTATAAGGAAGAGTCCGACATGCGTGGTAGATATCTTCAGTTATTGCCGATTCGAGCATTTTTCGTCCTCCCTTTTGTCGCTCGAGGAcaagcgattgtttaattggtatctgatgtaacgacccatttggtcgttattgcattttagacccttttgaccctttttcgagcttggttagctcacttttgacctaAGGGGATCATTGGCACACTTTCCAAGGTGTCTAGAtaggattcgggcaactttttgtgaaatatggtcttgacccaaagttgacttttgggtaaacgaaccttttttgaaaattcatagattctgagaggtccggatggtcgtttagaacttgtgtgtatatctggttcgattcccaatgcattcgaaagcattttgggacttgagttgggaaattaaaattaaggtatcgggggttgactcggtcaacgagacctccgttgggaatttcaaggccacgagcgcgttcgtagcgtatttttatatgtgtctatgtgtatggtaagtgagcagatggcctcgggaattagtcgaaaaatcggattgaatcatgaaactTCGGTggatttctggtgtctggtgcccgctttggagGCACAACCACCGCTGCAGTGGTACTAATGGAGCGGTAACCCTGCCGCTGGAGCGGTCCAAGAAAAGCGGGCCATTTGAAGCGGTTGAGGGAAGCGAGCGGCTTGGCCAGCGTCGCCGGTTGAGACGGGCAGTGAGTatagttaatgaagtgttaaaagcctttagtccctcattattttccatttcgatatttgagctCTTGGGGACTGTTTTTAGAGATTATGGGAGAAAACTCTTGGAAGTAAATCTTGCTAATCCTTTTACTAAttcattaatcctaatcatcatatATTTCCCTTTTCCTTAGTGATTCCTTAGTtgtggaagattaaaagtgggttttgatgaatgttctatctaggcttattaatgatgaaattgatggggtttatgctagatttggattaatctaaggttgttaatcaaaaatcttccattattagagttgaattgttgaatcaaagagttagggtttatacccaaaattaggggttttacttcaaattcaaaattggGGGATTCcatgagttaaattagcaattagtggttgggttatgatcacctagtgcttaatttgatgttCCACTTTTGAATTTCCCGTTTTTACCTTGTGAGCCCCGTTTctccaaattctagggttggatttgacctaaattgaatggtagcaatattagtatcgttcttcatgatttctaatctagatttcgaaaatgcctagacttctttggTCTTGAGGCTCAGCAGAAGGGGAGGGCGATAGAGTGATTTGTTGGTGTTTGCTgctcggccatccaggtaggttatgtcttacccttggtgagactgcttatagcgaagcatatatttagattatatcgtcggagaaagcatgtaaaccttcgggtgtgaagctgggttggatattgtcttagatTGGGTCCTGTTGCGTGATTAGGGCTacccaccccattgtgttgtgatttgattgttctattgtgttggcttgatgccatgtgttgcTAGTAGATATTGGACTCTGTTGttccttcttgattatgatattgttggcgtacccaccattggtacttgtgacactgatatattATTAGCGTATCCctttcttggtacttgtgacattgaactgattcttgatgttgacatatgcattgcactcattctcattcttcatgaaaTACTGTTAGTACCTGTGtcggtacttgatgaaacactgtgatgagctgagctcagtttgcatgagactgatgtgagtagtccgatgtccgatgtttgtCCCAGAATCGTGGATTGTACGATATGAGAGTccatgatccgaggtcatttatcGGGGAAAAATGAGTGTACGATGCCCGAGGGCTCTTGCTGGGTGAGATGAGATTGATATTGTGAGGTGTCCATATGCGGCACGTTGATAGGTTATACGAGAGATCCGTCATTGTCATCTTCATGTTTACATATGAGTTTCTTTCATGCTTGCTTTTCCATACTTGAAATCATACTTGCACATTCATCTTGCatctatgcatatatataaggcacatttaaCAGGGGGTGACAATGTGGCCT is from Lycium ferocissimum isolate CSIRO_LF1 unplaced genomic scaffold, AGI_CSIRO_Lferr_CH_V1 ctg4237, whole genome shotgun sequence and encodes:
- the LOC132044356 gene encoding uncharacterized mitochondrial protein AtMg00810-like encodes the protein MVTVRTVLSLAAAKGWHIHQMDVYNAFLQGHLHDEIYIDMPQGFHNQGENLVCRLILEIKTALQNAFKMKDLGKLKYFLGIEFARSSKGITMNKRKYALELISEARLATSKPANTPIDINVKLTSRQYDETFKDKVCIGEDPSTDQIETFSQFLQDPKKSPIDAALRIVRYIKKQPGQGLLLSSKFRNEITAFCDVDWASCPITRRSITGFMIKFGDSLVSWKSKKRTIVSRRSAESEYRSMTTTVAELT